In the genome of Cupriavidus malaysiensis, one region contains:
- a CDS encoding DUF485 domain-containing protein has product MSTDLIGKIQAHPKYAALKRRRNSLGILLTMLMLIVYYGYIALIAFDKTLLGQPFRSGVTSIGVPVGFGVILFTVAITGIYVRRANREFDRLTVDILEDVAK; this is encoded by the coding sequence ATGTCCACCGACCTGATCGGGAAGATCCAGGCGCACCCGAAATACGCGGCGCTCAAGCGCAGGCGCAACAGCCTCGGCATCCTGCTGACGATGCTGATGCTGATCGTCTATTACGGCTACATTGCCCTGATCGCCTTCGACAAGACGCTGCTGGGGCAGCCCTTCCGCAGCGGCGTGACCAGCATCGGCGTGCCGGTCGGCTTCGGCGTCATCCTCTTTACCGTCGCTATCACCGGCATCTACGTGCGGCGCGCCAACCGCGAGTTCGACCGCCTGACCGTGGACATCCTGGAGGACGTGGCGAAATGA
- a CDS encoding HdeD family acid-resistance protein has product MVRLVLLLMGIDYLHRRARAILWTGALWAVAGIAIFIDALDGALHFPIQFFAWLFLIEGLATLVVAWSGVGGQRVLRYVKGIAVVGASALIFAGHHYGHFLLSMIFGALFLIDGLLQCVSAWVVRYRRWHVALAWGVAELLIAVFFFQPYPTHYVGTLPYGLGLFLFFGGLNMLTLAARVRRLAANPALRGSSRPGRLPEADVAGTMPEEDGGGNAAPAPPAFDRAEWDGPPADGEHALTVHVWTPTGSARTPAQSPPIIRRYIAAVDANGVISTGHAALETPEGIYISLYPAVEIDRSPDDFGRLLRATADNDVPGLFQPDYATEAQAWCPSTTRVRIRNYDPLRLQAFWQRYRRNTTYNLTHRNCSSTVAHALEAALEGAVGRLHGDRAGWRSLLRVLVTPELWVAAQIRKRAVTMAWTPGLALDYARALSMLADPRPFAWRKAARAARTTLARLRQQRRDWQVQDEDAGSARR; this is encoded by the coding sequence ATGGTCAGACTGGTGCTGCTGCTGATGGGCATCGACTACCTGCACCGCCGCGCCCGCGCCATTCTCTGGACGGGCGCGCTCTGGGCGGTCGCCGGCATCGCCATCTTCATCGACGCGCTCGACGGCGCCCTGCATTTCCCCATCCAGTTCTTCGCCTGGCTCTTCCTGATCGAAGGCCTGGCGACGCTGGTGGTCGCCTGGAGCGGCGTGGGCGGCCAACGCGTGCTGCGCTACGTCAAGGGCATCGCCGTGGTCGGCGCGTCGGCCCTGATCTTCGCCGGCCACCACTACGGCCACTTCCTGCTGTCGATGATCTTCGGCGCCCTCTTCCTCATCGACGGGCTGCTCCAGTGCGTGTCGGCGTGGGTGGTGCGCTACCGGCGCTGGCACGTCGCCCTCGCCTGGGGCGTGGCCGAACTGCTGATCGCGGTGTTCTTCTTCCAGCCCTACCCGACCCACTATGTCGGCACGCTGCCCTACGGCCTCGGCCTGTTCCTCTTCTTCGGCGGCCTGAACATGCTGACGCTGGCCGCGCGCGTCAGGCGGCTGGCCGCCAATCCGGCGCTGCGCGGATCGTCGCGGCCCGGCCGGCTGCCCGAGGCCGACGTGGCGGGGACCATGCCGGAGGAGGACGGCGGCGGCAACGCTGCACCGGCACCGCCCGCCTTCGACCGCGCCGAATGGGACGGGCCGCCCGCCGACGGCGAACATGCGCTGACGGTGCACGTGTGGACGCCCACGGGATCGGCCAGGACACCCGCGCAGTCGCCGCCGATCATCCGCCGCTACATCGCCGCGGTCGACGCCAACGGCGTGATCTCCACCGGCCATGCCGCGCTGGAAACGCCGGAAGGCATCTACATCAGCCTCTACCCGGCGGTCGAGATCGACCGCTCGCCCGACGACTTCGGCCGCCTGCTGCGCGCCACCGCCGACAACGACGTACCCGGCCTGTTCCAGCCCGACTACGCCACCGAAGCGCAGGCCTGGTGTCCCTCCACGACGCGCGTGCGCATCCGCAACTACGATCCCCTGCGCTTGCAGGCCTTCTGGCAGCGCTACCGCCGGAACACCACCTACAACCTGACGCACCGCAACTGCTCCAGCACCGTCGCCCACGCGCTGGAAGCCGCGCTCGAAGGCGCGGTGGGCCGCCTGCATGGCGATCGTGCCGGCTGGCGCAGCCTGCTGCGCGTGCTGGTGACGCCGGAGCTGTGGGTGGCCGCGCAGATCCGCAAGCGCGCGGTGACCATGGCATGGACGCCCGGCCTCGCGCTCGACTACGCGCGCGCGCTCAGCATGCTGGCCGATCCCCGGCCTTTCGCCTGGCGCAAGGCCGCGCGCGCCGCGCGCACCACGCTCGCCCGGCTGCGCCAGCAACGGCGCGACTGGCAGGTGCAGGACGAAGACGCCGGCAGCGCGCGGCGCTGA
- a CDS encoding cation acetate symporter: MKTPSLRILGGLAAATACGAAFAGGGDVGETAKQATNTTAIVLFSLFVLGTLWITKWAASRTRSAADFYTAGGGITGFQNGLAISGDYMSAASFLGISAAVMSSGYDGLIYSIGFLVGWPIITFLMAERLRNLGKFTFADVAGYRFAQGPIRSFAALGTLVVVAFYLIAQMVGAGQLIKLLFGLDYWVAVVIVGALMMVYVLFGGMTATTWVQIIKACMLLAGVTFMAIMVLAQYGFSPEALFAKAVEVKTAIASASGKNPDEAARIGLSVMAPGGFIKDPISAISFGMALMFGTAGLPHILMRFFTVPDAKEARKSVLWATTWIGYFYVLIFIIGFGAITLVLTNPEMADVAKGVIKGGAGTANMAAVLVAKSVGGDVFFGFISAVAFATILAVVAGLTLSGASAVSHDLYSTLLKQGKANSHEELRVSRITTVVLGIVAVALGIAFEKQNIAFMVSLAFAIAASANFPVLFLSMLWKGCTTRGAVIGGFLGLVSSVGLTIVSPSVWEATLGYPKGSAWFPYTSPALFSMAIGFAGVWLFSLLDNSARAKAERAAFDAQEVRSETGLGAAGASSH; the protein is encoded by the coding sequence ATGAAGACCCCATCCTTGCGCATCCTGGGCGGCCTCGCGGCCGCCACCGCCTGCGGCGCGGCATTCGCCGGCGGCGGCGACGTCGGCGAGACCGCCAAGCAGGCCACCAACACCACGGCCATCGTGCTGTTCTCGCTGTTCGTCCTCGGCACCTTGTGGATCACCAAGTGGGCGGCCTCGCGCACGCGCTCCGCCGCGGACTTCTACACCGCGGGCGGCGGTATCACCGGTTTCCAGAACGGCCTGGCGATCTCCGGCGACTACATGTCCGCCGCCTCCTTCCTCGGCATCTCCGCGGCGGTGATGAGCAGCGGCTACGACGGCCTGATCTACTCGATCGGCTTCCTGGTCGGCTGGCCCATCATCACCTTCCTGATGGCCGAGCGCCTGCGCAACCTGGGCAAGTTCACCTTCGCGGACGTGGCGGGCTACCGCTTCGCGCAGGGCCCCATCCGCAGCTTCGCCGCGCTCGGCACGCTGGTGGTGGTGGCCTTCTACCTGATCGCGCAGATGGTGGGCGCCGGCCAGCTGATCAAGCTGCTGTTCGGCCTCGACTACTGGGTGGCGGTGGTGATCGTGGGCGCGCTGATGATGGTGTACGTGCTGTTCGGCGGCATGACGGCGACCACCTGGGTACAGATCATCAAGGCCTGCATGCTGCTGGCCGGCGTCACCTTCATGGCCATCATGGTGCTGGCCCAGTACGGCTTCAGCCCCGAGGCCCTGTTCGCCAAGGCGGTCGAGGTCAAGACGGCCATCGCCAGCGCCTCCGGCAAGAACCCGGACGAGGCCGCCAGGATCGGCCTGTCGGTGATGGCCCCGGGCGGCTTCATCAAGGACCCGATCTCCGCCATCTCCTTCGGCATGGCCCTGATGTTCGGCACGGCCGGCCTGCCCCACATCCTGATGCGCTTCTTCACCGTGCCGGATGCCAAGGAAGCGCGCAAGTCCGTGCTGTGGGCCACGACCTGGATCGGCTACTTCTATGTGCTGATCTTCATCATCGGCTTCGGCGCCATCACCCTGGTGCTGACCAACCCGGAGATGGCCGACGTGGCCAAGGGCGTGATCAAGGGCGGCGCGGGCACCGCCAATATGGCGGCCGTGCTGGTGGCCAAGTCGGTCGGCGGCGACGTCTTCTTCGGCTTCATCTCGGCGGTCGCCTTCGCCACCATCCTGGCGGTGGTCGCCGGCCTCACGCTGTCGGGCGCCTCGGCGGTATCGCACGACCTGTACTCGACCCTGCTCAAGCAGGGCAAGGCCAACAGCCATGAGGAACTGCGCGTCTCGCGCATCACCACGGTGGTCCTGGGTATCGTCGCGGTCGCGCTCGGCATCGCCTTCGAGAAGCAGAACATCGCCTTCATGGTGTCGCTCGCCTTCGCCATCGCGGCTTCCGCCAACTTCCCGGTGCTGTTCCTGTCGATGCTGTGGAAGGGCTGCACCACGCGCGGCGCTGTCATCGGCGGCTTCCTCGGCCTGGTGTCCTCGGTCGGCCTGACCATTGTCTCGCCTTCGGTGTGGGAAGCCACGCTCGGCTACCCGAAGGGTTCGGCCTGGTTCCCGTACACCTCGCCGGCACTGTTCTCGATGGCGATCGGCTTCGCCGGTGTCTGGCTGTTCTCGCTGCTCGACAACAGCGCACGCGCCAAGGCTGAACGCGCCGCCTTCGACGCACAGGAAGTGCGCTCCGAAACCGGCCTGGGCGCAGCCGGCGCCTCCTCGCACTGA
- a CDS encoding LuxR C-terminal-related transcriptional regulator, with translation MAGTGNNDKMTGWAGVLMPCVDTQVRTCGEQQEARRGLPLPMRADGLPDGGGKDGAAGCALAPVADESQAVGAMLPGCPGDERSPHAQAVALPMLSARQASVYALLVDGLSNKRIALLLGLQEGTVKEHVSAILAKHCVRDRRQLIRQAPLPAPAAAAPAQWDLSPAMPPHTPCAGVPRQPITPAELGLTRRQGDVLQLLLDGLSNRVIGRRLGLREDTVKEHVSAILMALKTPRRAQVMALMRQFELHLCPES, from the coding sequence GTGGCAGGCACCGGTAACAACGACAAGATGACCGGCTGGGCTGGGGTTCTGATGCCATGTGTCGACACGCAGGTGCGGACCTGCGGCGAGCAGCAGGAAGCGCGGCGGGGCTTGCCCTTGCCGATGCGCGCTGACGGCTTGCCGGACGGTGGTGGCAAGGACGGCGCGGCGGGTTGCGCCCTTGCGCCGGTCGCAGACGAGAGCCAGGCCGTCGGCGCGATGCTGCCGGGCTGCCCCGGGGACGAACGGTCCCCGCATGCGCAGGCCGTGGCCTTGCCCATGCTGTCCGCGCGCCAGGCCAGCGTGTACGCGCTGCTGGTCGACGGTCTCTCCAACAAGCGCATCGCCCTGCTGCTCGGCCTGCAGGAGGGTACGGTCAAGGAGCATGTCTCTGCCATCCTCGCCAAGCACTGCGTGCGCGACCGCCGCCAGTTGATCCGGCAGGCGCCGCTGCCGGCCCCGGCAGCGGCTGCGCCGGCGCAATGGGACCTGTCACCAGCAATGCCGCCGCACACGCCGTGCGCCGGCGTCCCGCGCCAACCGATCACGCCGGCGGAGCTGGGTCTCACCCGCCGTCAGGGCGACGTGCTGCAATTGCTGCTCGACGGTCTCTCGAATCGCGTCATCGGCAGGCGGCTTGGCTTGCGCGAAGACACCGTCAAGGAGCACGTCAGCGCCATCCTGATGGCGCTGAAGACGCCGCGACGCGCGCAGGTGATGGCGCTGATGCGGCAGTTCGAGCTGCACTTGTGCCCTGAGTCCTAG